A stretch of Paenibacillus mucilaginosus 3016 DNA encodes these proteins:
- a CDS encoding helix-turn-helix domain-containing protein: protein MKYGNKISLLREERQLTQEELAVCIGISRSALSHYENNRRHPDYETLKNIADFFDVSLDYLMRE from the coding sequence GTGAAGTATGGTAACAAAATCAGCTTGCTGCGTGAAGAGAGACAACTGACCCAAGAAGAGCTGGCCGTTTGCATCGGAATTTCCAGGTCAGCGCTTTCACATTACGAGAATAACAGAAGGCATCCGGATTATGAAACTTTAAAGAATATTGCCGATTTCTTCGACGTATCATTAGATTACCTCATGAGGGAATAG
- the glnA gene encoding type I glutamate--ammonia ligase, with product MSVQNVLNTIQEKGIEWVDFRFVDLSGRAHHISLPASEVEEATFENGVAFDGSSIPGFKGIEESDMVMMPDTESTFIDPFTAHPTLVVMCNIYTPDGERYERDPRSIAQKAEEYLQQSGVGTSAFFAPESEFFIFDEVRFESGQNKSSYFVDSEEAHWNSNRKEEGGNLGFKVGHKGGYVPVGPTDTQQDIRSEMCRLLMESGLRIERHHHEVATAGQGEINFRFDTLTKTADNLMKYKYIVQNTARQYGKVATFMPKPLFGDNGSGMHVHQSIFNGDTPLFYEKGGYANLSEMALHYIGGILYHAPALIALTNPSTNSFKRLVPGYEAPVNLVFSKGNRSAAVRIPVAAVTPKGCRIEFRTPDSTANPYLAFAAMLLAGLDGIKKKIDPRALGYGPLDKNIYDLSDAEKSEIRSVPGTLDEALDALEADYEFLTEGGVFTKDFIDNYVGLKRGEAKAVSIRIHPHEYSLYFDL from the coding sequence ATGTCAGTTCAAAACGTGTTAAACACCATCCAGGAAAAAGGCATCGAGTGGGTAGATTTCCGTTTTGTAGATCTTAGCGGTAGAGCACACCACATTTCTTTGCCGGCTTCTGAAGTTGAAGAAGCAACTTTTGAGAACGGCGTAGCATTTGATGGTTCCTCGATCCCTGGATTCAAAGGCATCGAAGAGTCCGACATGGTCATGATGCCGGATACGGAATCCACATTCATCGATCCGTTCACGGCTCATCCAACCCTCGTAGTTATGTGTAACATCTATACGCCTGACGGCGAACGCTATGAGCGCGATCCGCGCAGCATCGCACAGAAGGCTGAAGAATATCTGCAGCAATCCGGCGTAGGTACATCCGCATTCTTCGCTCCTGAATCCGAATTCTTCATCTTCGATGAAGTTCGTTTCGAAAGCGGCCAGAACAAATCCTCTTACTTCGTGGATTCCGAAGAAGCTCACTGGAACTCCAACCGCAAAGAAGAGGGCGGCAACCTGGGCTTTAAAGTAGGCCACAAGGGCGGTTATGTGCCTGTAGGTCCTACGGATACACAGCAGGACATCCGCAGCGAAATGTGCCGTCTTCTGATGGAATCCGGCCTTCGCATCGAGCGTCACCACCACGAAGTGGCAACGGCAGGCCAAGGCGAAATCAACTTCCGCTTTGACACCCTGACCAAGACTGCCGATAACCTGATGAAATACAAATACATCGTGCAGAACACGGCTAGACAGTACGGCAAAGTGGCTACATTCATGCCTAAGCCGCTCTTCGGCGACAACGGAAGCGGTATGCACGTTCACCAGTCCATCTTCAACGGGGACACGCCTCTCTTCTATGAAAAAGGCGGCTATGCAAACCTGAGCGAAATGGCGCTGCACTACATCGGCGGTATCCTGTACCACGCACCGGCTCTGATCGCTCTGACGAACCCGAGCACGAACTCCTTCAAGCGTCTGGTTCCTGGCTATGAAGCTCCGGTAAACCTGGTATTCTCCAAAGGTAACCGTTCCGCTGCAGTACGTATTCCGGTTGCTGCCGTTACGCCAAAAGGCTGCCGTATCGAGTTCCGCACACCGGACTCCACGGCTAACCCATACCTGGCATTCGCAGCTATGCTGCTTGCAGGTCTGGACGGCATCAAGAAGAAGATCGATCCTCGTGCACTGGGCTACGGTCCGCTGGACAAGAACATCTACGACCTGTCCGACGCTGAGAAGAGCGAGATCCGCAGCGTACCGGGCACGCTGGATGAGGCGCTTGACGCACTTGAGGCTGACTATGAGTTCCTGACAGAAGGCGGCGTCTTCACGAAGGACTTCATCGACAACTATGTCGGTCTGAAGCGCGGCGAAGCCAAAGCGGTATCCATCCGCATTCATCCGCACGAGTACTCCCTGTACTTCGATCTGTAA
- the aroF gene encoding 3-deoxy-7-phosphoheptulonate synthase: MIVIMSGTVSEERIAEVVHHIEKHEVTAHVSKGVDRTIIGIIGKASPVLAEQLRQLSGVEQVVKISKSYKLASRDFHPDDSVIRIGDVAIGGDQLVVMGGPCAVESPEQIDEIARLVKASGAQVLRGGAFKPRTGPYSFQGTGVEGLVMMAEAGKKHGLLTITEVMTPEYVDICAEYADILQVGTRNMQNFDLLRKLGSIQTPVLLKRGFSATYDEFLNAAEYILAGGNPNVMLCERGIRTFESYTRNTLDLAAIPALQTLSHLPVISDPSHGTGRRELVEPMCKASVAAGANGLIVEMHTDPDNSMTGDGVQSLFPDQFARLMVDLEKLAPLCGKRFDTRKEAVFAG; encoded by the coding sequence ATGATCGTGATTATGTCCGGAACGGTAAGCGAAGAGCGAATTGCAGAAGTGGTGCACCACATTGAGAAGCATGAGGTAACCGCGCATGTGTCCAAAGGGGTCGACCGTACGATTATCGGGATCATCGGCAAGGCAAGCCCCGTGCTGGCCGAGCAGCTTAGACAGCTCTCGGGAGTGGAACAGGTTGTCAAAATCTCCAAATCGTATAAGCTGGCGAGCCGTGATTTCCATCCGGACGATTCCGTCATCCGTATCGGGGATGTTGCCATTGGCGGCGATCAGCTGGTCGTGATGGGAGGGCCGTGCGCCGTCGAATCCCCGGAGCAGATCGATGAGATTGCGCGTCTGGTCAAGGCGTCGGGAGCGCAGGTGCTGCGCGGCGGAGCGTTCAAGCCGAGAACGGGTCCGTACAGCTTCCAGGGAACAGGCGTGGAAGGGCTCGTAATGATGGCCGAAGCGGGCAAAAAGCACGGGCTGCTCACGATTACGGAAGTCATGACCCCGGAGTATGTGGACATCTGTGCGGAGTACGCGGATATTCTCCAGGTAGGCACGCGCAACATGCAGAATTTTGATCTCCTGCGCAAGCTGGGATCGATCCAGACGCCGGTTCTTCTCAAACGCGGCTTCAGCGCTACATATGATGAGTTTTTGAATGCGGCGGAATATATTCTCGCAGGCGGAAATCCGAACGTTATGCTCTGCGAGCGGGGCATCCGCACCTTCGAATCCTACACGCGCAATACGCTGGATCTGGCGGCTATTCCCGCCCTGCAGACTCTGAGTCACCTGCCGGTCATTTCGGACCCGAGCCACGGCACAGGGCGCCGGGAGCTGGTAGAGCCGATGTGCAAGGCTTCCGTCGCTGCCGGAGCCAACGGCCTGATCGTGGAGATGCATACGGATCCGGATAACTCCATGACCGGTGACGGCGTACAATCCTTGTTCCCGGACCAGTTCGCCCGGTTGATGGTAGATCTGGAGAAACTTGCCCCCTTGTGCGGCAAGCGATTTGATACCCGTAAAGAAGCGGTGTTTGCAGGATAA
- a CDS encoding DUF2062 domain-containing protein, with protein MKTSAKQTFRLQNIGRWFRLKYLLLTRAKGGPAMVALGFSIGLAVEMFTLPTAGLAFFLIFPLVYLMRASMAAALLGFMFGKIIYIPLSFVHRRVGEMLLPHGIKGALLQRLPDWLDTFIKFNLKLFVGGVVDGVILGLLLFFPIKWLLVWFDGKRREKRQKRKEQRFLAAGTNG; from the coding sequence ATGAAAACATCGGCGAAACAAACATTTCGGCTTCAAAACATCGGGCGCTGGTTCCGGCTCAAATATTTGCTGCTGACCAGGGCCAAAGGAGGGCCGGCGATGGTGGCCCTCGGCTTCTCGATCGGTCTTGCCGTGGAGATGTTTACCCTTCCCACGGCCGGACTCGCCTTTTTCCTGATCTTTCCTCTGGTGTATCTGATGAGGGCCAGTATGGCCGCGGCGCTGCTGGGATTCATGTTCGGCAAGATCATCTATATCCCGCTTTCCTTCGTTCACCGGAGAGTAGGGGAGATGCTGCTTCCGCACGGCATCAAGGGAGCGCTTCTCCAGCGGCTGCCGGATTGGCTCGATACGTTCATCAAGTTTAATCTCAAGCTCTTCGTCGGCGGTGTGGTCGACGGGGTGATTCTCGGACTTCTTCTGTTCTTTCCCATCAAGTGGCTGCTGGTCTGGTTTGACGGGAAGCGCCGGGAAAAACGTCAAAAAAGAAAAGAACAGCGCTTCCTTGCCGCAGGCACCAACGGGTAG
- a CDS encoding 4-hydroxy-3-methylbut-2-enyl diphosphate reductase — protein sequence MDVIKISPRGYCYGVVDAMALAMQTVKNLDLPRPIYILGMIVHNAHVTDFFKKEGVITLDGPNRLDILESVDKGTVIFTAHGVSPEVRRRTREKGLTVVDATCPDVTKTHDLIREKTAEGYHVIYIGKKGHPEPEGAIGVAPDRVHLIEGTQEIDSLQVESSRILITNQTTMSQWDIKHIMKRLLDRYPGAEIHNEICLATQVRQEAVAEQAKEADLVLVVGDPRSNNSNRLAQVSEEIAGVKAYRIADITELRREWLVPVRRVAVTSGASTPTPITKEVITYLEQYNNDDPQTWEIRRTVNLDRLIPAPKAKTRAE from the coding sequence ATGGACGTAATTAAGATTTCTCCCCGGGGCTATTGCTACGGGGTTGTGGACGCCATGGCGCTGGCCATGCAGACTGTGAAGAACTTGGATCTGCCAAGACCTATATATATCCTGGGCATGATTGTACACAACGCGCATGTGACCGACTTCTTCAAGAAGGAAGGCGTCATCACACTGGACGGGCCGAACCGGCTGGATATTCTGGAGAGCGTGGACAAAGGGACCGTGATCTTCACGGCGCACGGCGTGTCACCGGAAGTGCGCCGGCGTACCCGCGAGAAGGGGCTCACCGTAGTGGATGCGACGTGCCCGGACGTAACGAAGACGCATGATCTTATCCGGGAGAAGACGGCCGAAGGGTATCATGTCATCTATATCGGTAAGAAGGGCCACCCGGAGCCGGAAGGCGCGATCGGCGTGGCACCGGACCGTGTGCATCTGATCGAGGGGACCCAGGAGATCGATTCGCTTCAGGTGGAATCCTCCCGGATCCTGATTACGAACCAGACCACGATGAGCCAATGGGACATTAAGCATATTATGAAGCGCCTGCTGGATCGGTATCCGGGTGCGGAGATTCATAACGAGATTTGTCTGGCGACACAGGTGCGGCAGGAGGCTGTGGCCGAGCAGGCCAAGGAGGCGGACCTGGTCCTCGTGGTCGGCGACCCGCGGAGCAACAACTCCAACCGGCTTGCCCAGGTTTCCGAGGAGATCGCCGGGGTCAAGGCTTACCGGATCGCCGACATTACGGAGCTGCGCAGGGAGTGGCTGGTGCCTGTGCGCCGAGTGGCGGTGACGTCGGGCGCTTCGACTCCGACTCCGATCACGAAGGAAGTCATTACGTACCTGGAGCAGTACAATAACGACGACCCGCAGACCTGGGAGATCCGCCGGACGGTTAACCTGGACCGCCTGATTCCGGCGCCGAAAGCCAAAACGCGGGCGGAATAG
- a CDS encoding sensor histidine kinase, producing the protein MSIRLRLTLWYTAILSATLLLLGVGLYFFLYYYYFNSLKPDLQRTADVLRTRIQYDGYSFQLNVRDQLRYNNLYFQVVSLEDGGKTLSPSLAETGLELPDLKVTKIRCIVNNECRFDKIQMNNVHFLMYSTPVTVSGLALPGEPVIGIMQAIYEIDDIERLLAMLRLILTVTGLLSILLAASVGWFLARKALRPIEQVIMAANRIERGVDLDKRIEYFGPSDEIGELTQTINGMLERLQTAYSEMEEAYGAQRRFVSDASHELRTPLTTIRGNVDLLEKMWKNVQQGALAPGEVQLEMTLEAMHDISGEAERMSRLVNDLLSLARADAGFQMAKTEIQLLPLLEEVARKAQLLPRTVEFRTGPFEGIGEACIQGNADYIRQLLFIFIENAFKYTDGGFALLDASLDGDQVGIRIEDSGIGMDKEEVPHIFERFYRADPSRGKKAGTGLGLSIAKWIIDEHGGSVEVRTRKNEGTAFTIWLPVLPCKDVAASGGTQGHSLPEGNQV; encoded by the coding sequence ATGTCGATCCGTCTTCGGCTCACCCTGTGGTACACGGCCATTTTGTCGGCTACACTTCTCCTGCTCGGGGTTGGGCTTTATTTTTTTCTCTACTATTATTACTTCAATTCCCTGAAGCCGGATCTGCAGCGGACAGCGGATGTGCTGCGCACCCGGATCCAGTATGACGGATACTCCTTTCAATTAAATGTCCGCGACCAGCTCCGTTATAATAATCTGTACTTTCAGGTGGTCAGTCTCGAGGACGGAGGCAAGACGCTCTCGCCGAGTCTGGCGGAGACCGGGCTGGAGCTGCCGGATCTTAAGGTGACGAAGATCAGGTGCATCGTCAATAACGAATGCCGGTTCGACAAGATCCAGATGAACAATGTTCATTTTCTGATGTACTCGACGCCGGTGACCGTCAGCGGCCTCGCGCTTCCCGGGGAGCCCGTCATCGGTATCATGCAGGCGATCTACGAGATCGACGATATCGAACGCCTGCTGGCCATGCTCCGGCTCATTCTGACGGTGACGGGCCTGCTCTCCATTCTGCTGGCCGCTTCGGTCGGCTGGTTCCTGGCTCGCAAGGCGCTGCGTCCGATCGAACAGGTCATCATGGCCGCCAACCGGATCGAGAGAGGCGTGGATCTCGACAAGCGGATCGAATACTTCGGGCCGAGCGACGAGATCGGTGAGCTGACGCAGACGATCAACGGGATGCTGGAGCGCCTGCAGACGGCTTACTCGGAGATGGAGGAGGCCTACGGCGCCCAGCGGCGCTTCGTGTCGGACGCATCGCATGAGCTTCGGACTCCGCTGACGACCATCCGGGGCAATGTGGATCTGCTCGAGAAGATGTGGAAGAACGTGCAGCAGGGGGCGCTGGCTCCCGGGGAGGTGCAGCTGGAGATGACACTGGAGGCCATGCACGACATCTCGGGCGAGGCGGAGCGGATGTCCCGCCTGGTGAACGATCTGCTCTCGCTGGCCCGGGCGGATGCGGGCTTCCAGATGGCGAAGACGGAGATTCAGCTTCTGCCTCTGCTGGAGGAGGTCGCGCGCAAAGCGCAGCTGCTGCCCCGCACGGTGGAATTCCGCACCGGTCCTTTTGAGGGGATCGGGGAAGCGTGCATTCAAGGCAATGCGGATTACATCCGGCAGCTCCTCTTTATCTTTATCGAGAATGCGTTCAAATACACGGATGGAGGCTTTGCGCTTCTGGATGCGTCGCTCGATGGGGATCAGGTGGGGATCCGGATCGAGGATTCGGGGATCGGAATGGACAAGGAAGAGGTTCCCCATATCTTCGAGCGCTTCTACCGCGCCGATCCGTCGCGGGGCAAGAAGGCGGGAACCGGCCTCGGGCTGTCCATCGCCAAGTGGATTATCGATGAGCATGGAGGCTCGGTGGAAGTGCGTACCCGCAAGAATGAAGGGACGGCCTTTACGATCTGGCTTCCTGTGCTCCCGTGCAAGGATGTGGCTGCTTCCGGGGGAACGCAGGGGCATTCCCTACCGGAGGGGAATCAGGTATAA
- a CDS encoding response regulator transcription factor — protein sequence MREKILVIDDDEKITSMLRRSLAFEGYTVFTANHGMDGLKQILENDPDAVVLDVMMPQLDGWEVVRRIREGGSKVPVLMLTAKDEISDRVRGLDLGADDYLVKPFALEELLARIRVLLRRKASEREELAANKLQYLDVFMDLDTREVYRGDKLIELTTKEFDLLHLFLQNPRRVLSRDVIMEKIWGYDYSGESNVLEVYIALLRQKTEEHGHKRIIMTVRGAGYVLRGEA from the coding sequence ATGAGAGAGAAAATATTGGTCATTGACGATGATGAGAAAATTACCTCCATGCTGCGCCGTTCACTCGCCTTCGAGGGGTACACGGTATTCACGGCGAATCACGGCATGGACGGATTGAAGCAGATTCTGGAGAACGACCCGGATGCGGTCGTGCTCGATGTGATGATGCCCCAGCTCGACGGCTGGGAGGTGGTCCGGCGCATCCGCGAGGGCGGCTCGAAGGTGCCCGTGCTGATGCTGACGGCCAAGGACGAGATCTCGGACCGGGTACGGGGGCTGGATCTCGGGGCGGACGATTATCTCGTGAAGCCGTTCGCGCTGGAGGAGCTGCTTGCCCGCATCCGCGTGCTGCTGCGCCGCAAAGCGTCGGAGAGGGAGGAGCTTGCGGCGAACAAGCTGCAGTATCTCGACGTCTTCATGGATCTCGACACCCGGGAAGTCTACCGCGGTGACAAGCTGATTGAGCTGACGACCAAGGAGTTCGACCTGCTGCACCTGTTCCTGCAGAATCCGCGGCGCGTGCTGTCCCGGGATGTCATCATGGAGAAGATCTGGGGCTACGATTACAGCGGGGAATCCAATGTGCTTGAGGTCTATATTGCGCTGCTGCGCCAGAAGACGGAGGAGCACGGGCACAAGCGGATCATTATGACGGTCCGGGGGGCCGGTTATGTGCTGAGAGGTGAAGCCTAA